The following are from one region of the Channa argus isolate prfri chromosome 6, Channa argus male v1.0, whole genome shotgun sequence genome:
- the lipt2 gene encoding octanoyl-[acyl-carrier-protein]:protein N-octanoyltransferase LIPT2, mitochondrial isoform X1 yields MVKDLHVCSAFLRVGFTLPLIQSFTNRVPDSITNRCLELNTQWEQLTWGSVSCSAVGLVDDRFASCATVEFWMQSGRPVVEVVRLGLVSYQEALRLQHFYVNRHRSGPAHALLLCQHLPVYTTGIRNKPYPASLLNQLSLLGAEVHRTNRGGLITFHGPGQLVCYPVLNLSSFKKSVRWYVCELEKTIISVCNRFGIEAVTSPDTGVWVGDNKICAIGIHCGRYVTSHGLALNCNTDLLWFSHIVPCGIEGKGVTSLSTELQRDVSVEETIPHLLDAFADRFNCQLTDKDN; encoded by the exons ATGGTAAAGGATCTACACGtatgtagcgcttttctacGTGTTGGCTTTACACTGCCTCTCATTCAGTCATTCACAAACAGAGTCCCAGACTCAATCACAAACCGATGCTTGGAGCTGAACACTCAATGGGAGCaactaacttggggttcagtgtcttgctcagctgtgggattggtggacgaccggtttgcctcctgcgccacagtcgaa TTCTGGATGCAGAGCGGCAGGCCTGTGGTGGAGGTGGTCCGTTTGGGCCTCGTCTCCTATCAGGAGGCTCTGAGGCTGCAGCATTTCTATGTGAACCGGCACAGATCTGGTCCTGCTCATGCTCTGCTGTTGTGTCAGCACCTGCCAGTCTACACCACTGGGATCCGTAATAAACCCTACCCTGCCTCACTGTTGAACCAACTCAGCCTGCTGGGTGCCGAGGTGCACAGAACCAACCGAGGAGGGCTCATCACCTTTCACGGGCCGGGGCAGCTGGTCTGCTACCCTGTACTAAACCTGAGCAGCTTCAAAAAG AGTGTTCGCTGGTACGTCTGTGAGCTGGAGAAGACCATAATCTCAGTCTGCAACAGGTTTGGTATCGAAGCAGTGACGTCTCCTGACACTGGAGTTTGGGTCGGGGACAACAAGATCTGTGCCATAG GAATCCACTGTGGTCGATATGTGACGTCTCATGGCTTGGCTCTGAACTGTAACACAGACCTGTTGTGGTTCAGCCACATTGTACCGTGTGGTATTGAAGGGAAAGGAGTGACATCACTGAGCACTGAACTGCAGAGAGATGTTAGCGTGGAGGAGACCATTCCTCACCTGCTTGATGCCTTCGCAGACCGGTTCAACTGTCAGCTGACTGACAAAGACAACTGA
- the lipt2 gene encoding octanoyl-[acyl-carrier-protein]:protein N-octanoyltransferase LIPT2, mitochondrial isoform X2 encodes MQSGRPVVEVVRLGLVSYQEALRLQHFYVNRHRSGPAHALLLCQHLPVYTTGIRNKPYPASLLNQLSLLGAEVHRTNRGGLITFHGPGQLVCYPVLNLSSFKKSVRWYVCELEKTIISVCNRFGIEAVTSPDTGVWVGDNKICAIGIHCGRYVTSHGLALNCNTDLLWFSHIVPCGIEGKGVTSLSTELQRDVSVEETIPHLLDAFADRFNCQLTDKDN; translated from the exons ATGCAGAGCGGCAGGCCTGTGGTGGAGGTGGTCCGTTTGGGCCTCGTCTCCTATCAGGAGGCTCTGAGGCTGCAGCATTTCTATGTGAACCGGCACAGATCTGGTCCTGCTCATGCTCTGCTGTTGTGTCAGCACCTGCCAGTCTACACCACTGGGATCCGTAATAAACCCTACCCTGCCTCACTGTTGAACCAACTCAGCCTGCTGGGTGCCGAGGTGCACAGAACCAACCGAGGAGGGCTCATCACCTTTCACGGGCCGGGGCAGCTGGTCTGCTACCCTGTACTAAACCTGAGCAGCTTCAAAAAG AGTGTTCGCTGGTACGTCTGTGAGCTGGAGAAGACCATAATCTCAGTCTGCAACAGGTTTGGTATCGAAGCAGTGACGTCTCCTGACACTGGAGTTTGGGTCGGGGACAACAAGATCTGTGCCATAG GAATCCACTGTGGTCGATATGTGACGTCTCATGGCTTGGCTCTGAACTGTAACACAGACCTGTTGTGGTTCAGCCACATTGTACCGTGTGGTATTGAAGGGAAAGGAGTGACATCACTGAGCACTGAACTGCAGAGAGATGTTAGCGTGGAGGAGACCATTCCTCACCTGCTTGATGCCTTCGCAGACCGGTTCAACTGTCAGCTGACTGACAAAGACAACTGA